GACTTCCTCGCCGTAGTGACCGTCCGAGTGCTCCCAGAGCACTCTCTCGCCGCGCCTAACCCTCCCAATGAGGTAGGGCTCTTTAGCTATAAAGATGTGGAGGTTGTCCAAGTCGTTGCGTTCGTAATAAATCCTGTTGGTGTTGAATCTGTTTTTGATGTCAACGACCACCAATTTGAATGAGTATTTATGATTTTCCCCTTTCAGATCCCGGGGGTCGCCCTCGAGCGTGGTGCCACGTCTTGAGTCCTTGACGATGGGCTCGAGTGGGACTGAGCAGGGGGACGTAGAAGCGCTGGATCTCCTGTCGCGCTCGTCCTCCGAGTCCGAACTTTCGTCATCTATCGGAACGAAGACGCGGATTGAGCGGTATCCGTCTTCTCTGTCCTTGACCGTCACCTTGTCGGCGAACTTGCCCTGCTTTGACCTCCAGAGGGTCTTATTGCCGTCCTTGAGGTGCTTGAACAAGAACCCATCGGTTGCGGTGTACGAGTGGGTCTTGTTGGCGACGTTGTAGGAATAGTCAAACTCGTCGGTGTTGTGTTTAGTGTCGAGGTTGACTTTGATTGTATGAATTGTTGATATTTGATCAGTTTTCGGATGTTTGTCCCGTTCCGGGGGAGGTTTGGGCGGTTTTCTTTTAATGGGACGATAAACGGTAGAATCTCCTCTGCCGTGGATAGTGGACTTACCATTATTCCGAGCAGGTCTTGATTCCACTGTTTGGTGCCCATTGCTGAGAAACAAACAGAGATATACCAATAAAAAGTTGCGATAAAACTTCATTAAAAAAGATTATGCTACACAAATctaattttgaaatattatcattgttattgtacattttaCTTGGTGTTTATTACCAATACATTGTTGAAATTTTGTTAGGGAGCCTATCTTTCTGATAGGTCGACTAGGTTGAAACGTGATTGTGTTGAACAGCTATTAGAGTGATAATGAGCCATATTTTCCATCAACCAACATTGAAATAATGGAAATAAACAGATATTTGCCAATaaaatgtacatatttaactCAGCGCGATTTTAGGCTCGATTTTCGGGAAGCTCGGCACAGGTGGGGGGTCAATTTGCCCTAATGGCGTAAATTCAGAATTaagtttgtttatttcgCTAATATAGAGTATTTATACATCACatagatttattttaaatcgtTTTATTTACAGCATTATAAATTGTGTTGCTTAAACACcagtattttttaatctgAGCCTAGACAGTTACTATACCTACTAAATGTACAAGTTtccattaaaataaaattaatttgatataaatgaGTCCTTTACGTATTTCTAAAGGATTACAAGCATACGCAACTTTAAACGTGTGGAAATGGTCTTAAAAGTTGCAATTTATGTGAAAAATGTGTTACAACAGATACTTTTATTTCGTAACCGTTAAATCCATTTAAATTGTTACCATTGCTTTCTTGGTTATTATAACTACATTATATCAAGTTGGAGCGCAGTATATAGGTATTGACGCTAAGTCAAGTTGACCACTGTCCACCACATCTGGCttgtttatgtataatCTTAATGACACGCACAGTACCCACTCGTTgtcaattttatcataaacATCAGTACAGccattaaaataaataaatataaatctcTCGAATGAAAAGCCGTCAGGGTACTTGGAATTTGATTTGGAACTATCGTAAGTCCAAACATCTTTGTCGTCACGTTTAATTAAAGTGCAATTGACACCTTCGTTGAACTCGTATAAATGTTCATTGTCCATCTTTTTGACTTTATACTCATTGGAAGTAAGTTCTATAGTCTTTGTGTTATCGTTAGGATCAACTTTGAACAGTTTGATATTCTTAGGATATTCGTTCTGTTGTAATTCAGTAAGAGTACTTTGAGATGTTCCTGTTTGTTGAGCACCTTTATGTTGATTAGGTTGTGATGATGCTGTACCGCCTTGTTGAGAAGTTCCATCAGGACTTGTACGTGTACCTCCACCTTGAGCAGATCCACCTGTTCTGGTACCGGTTCCAGTCCCACTTTCTTTAGCCTTTTCAGAACTTGTATGTGTGCCACTACTTCCATTAGATTGTGAAGTTGTACCACCGGCTTTAGCAGATCCACCGCTACGTTGACTAGCTCCATCTGTATGTGTGCTCCCGCCAGTTCTACTACTTCCATCTGATGTTGATGATCCGATAAGATTGGATTTATTAGTACCTCCTCTAGGACTTATATCAGGACTGTGATTGTCTGGAGCTGTAGATGTTGATGACCCACAAGAGCATCCACTGCAATTCAAGCCTGATAACcatccttttattttatcccAGGTATCTGATGATCCAATAGAAGAAGATTTTTTAGTTGCTGGTTGGTTACCAGGCTGGCCCGCTACGTTCCAAGGCTTACCCTTACCTTCTTTCCGGAATTGGTCAGTGGTACCAAGAGGCATATAAACTGTAACTGTTTTCTCCCCTTTGCCCTTCCCTTTCAAAACTACTTTTCTAGCATAGCCTTTTTCATCTTTAGCTTTCCATATTTCAATGTTTTTCTGTTTAACCAGTTTGAAACCATAGTCTTCTTTAGTAGAATAAGTCACTACgttattatcttttttataATCAAACTGATCGGTAGCCttgttattgtttttaatgcAAACTTCAACACCTGTCTTCTTAGTGGTTACACTAGCCTTAGCCTTATCATCGGTACCACTGGTAGGACTAGCTCCTGTAGTGGAAGCTGGTGATCCAGCTCCACCACTGCCACCACAGCTTGTTTCCTTACCCCCTCCGGAACTTGAATCGGTGTCGCTGCCTTCCTTAGTTGGTGATGATCCACTAAGATTTGCTGCTGGAGTAGTTAGTTTAGCACTGTTATCGGTACAACTGGTAGGATTAGGTGGTGATCCAGCTCCGCCTTGAGTACCAGTTCTAGCAGCTGTACCTCCTCCTGCTGGTGGACTTGAAGGTTGTTGAGAACCAGTTCTAGCAGCTTGAGCGCTACCAGTCTGACCATTTCTAGCAGCTTGTGAACCTCCAGACGTTAGACTAGCTCCACCCGCTGGTGGACTACTCGCCGATTGACCGGTTCTAGTAGCTGGAGTAGACGATTGCTGAGTACCAGTTCTAGTAGCCGGAGTAGATGATTGTTGAGTACCAGTTTTTGCAGATTGACCGGTACCGGTATCTTCTGGAGACGCAACGCTAGATGTCTTTCCGTCTTTCTTTGGATCTTCACTCGATCCGGGTGTACCAGTTGAAGCCGTTTTAGGATCTGCAGTTGATGAAGAACCAGCCTTGGCATCTTTACGAGTTCCCGAACCTTGATAAGATCCACTATTTGTTGAAGCAG
The sequence above is a segment of the Theileria orientalis strain Shintoku DNA, chromosome 3, complete genome genome. Coding sequences within it:
- a CDS encoding uncharacterized protein (protein of unknown function DUF529 repeat containing protein); translation: MFNTKCLFLFLFIYRKNLVESADTSAGASPSHGPAPASTNSGSYQGSGTRKDAKAGSSSTADPKTASTGTPGSSEDPKKDGKTSSVASPEDTGTGQSAKTGTQQSSTPATRTGTQQSSTPATRTGQSASSPPAGGASLTSGGSQAARNGQTGSAQAARTGSQQPSSPPAGGGTAARTGTQGGAGSPPNPTSCTDNSAKLTTPAANLSGSSPTKEGSDTDSSSGGGKETSCGGSGGAGSPASTTGASPTSGTDDKAKASVTTKKTGVEVCIKNNNKATDQFDYKKDNNVVTYSTKEDYGFKLVKQKNIEIWKAKDEKGYARKVVLKGKGKGEKTVTVYMPLGTTDQFRKEGKGKPWNVAGQPGNQPATKKSSSIGSSDTWDKIKGWLSGLNCSGCSCGSSTSTAPDNHSPDISPRGGTNKSNLIGSSTSDGSSRTGGSTHTDGASQRSGGSAKAGGTTSQSNGSSGTHTSSEKAKESGTGTGTRTGGSAQGGGTRTSPDGTSQQGGTASSQPNQHKGAQQTGTSQSTLTELQQNEYPKNIKLFKVDPNDNTKTIELTSNEYKVKKMDNEHLYEFNEGVNCTLIKRDDKDVWTYDSSKSNSKYPDGFSFERFIFIYFNGCTDVYDKIDNEWVLCVSLRLYINKPDVVDSGQLDLAEINKLNSEFTPLGQIDPPPVPSFPKIEPKIALS